A stretch of DNA from Bacillus sp. NP157:
GGACGGGGCTGTCCGTGAGCGCTACGTAGTGACCCGGTCGCGCGCAGGCGCGCTCCTACAACAGCAGGAGCTGGGGGACGTCGTGCGGGGTTAGTGCCAGCTGCGGAGCCAGTCGGCGAACAGGCGGTGGTCGGCGGCCAGGGGGTCGGCCGTCGCTTCGCGCGACAGCATCGCGGCCAGCGCTTCGGGTACCTCGACGTCGCGTCCGATCAGTGGCTCGACGATGGTGTCGAACTTCGCCGGGTGCGCCGTCGCGGCCATCGTCCATGCGCGCATGTCGCCCGCCATGCGGCGTTGTTCGAACACGCGCATGGCCGTGGCGGTGTGCGGGCAGAACACTTCGCCATCGTTGGCGGCGTGCCGGCGGATGACATCGCGGATGCAGGCGTCGTCGACACCGTGTGCGCTGCCGTTGAGGCGTGCCTCGTCTTCCCCACCGAACAGATGGCTCAGCCGTTCGAAGTTGCTCGGCGCGCCGACATCCATCGCGTTGGCGATGGTGGCGATCGCATCACGTGCGCGGTAGGGCTGCCCGGCGAAGAACTCGGGCAGCGTGTCGTTGGCATTGCAGGCGAAGACGACGTCGCCGATCGGCAGGCCGATCGTCCGTGCCCACAGGCAGGCGACGGCGTTGCCGAGGTTACCGGTCGGCACGATCACGTTCATCGGGCCGTCGCTGGCGTGCAGCGCCGCGTGGCCGAAATACGCCATCTGCGGCAGCAGGCGGCCGAGGCTGATGCTGTTCGCCGACGACATCGGCACGTCGGCCTGCAGCGTGGCATCGCCCAGCGCGGCTTTGACCAGCCGCTGGCAGTCGTCGAAGCTGCCTTCCACGCGTAGCGCGCGCACGTTGCCGCCGAAGCTGCCGAGCTGGTGGGCCTGGCGCGGCGACACGCGGTTGTCGGGGTAGAGGATGGCGACGCGCACACCCTCCAGGCCGTGGAATGCCGCGCCGACGGCCGCACCGGTGTCGCCGGAGGTCGCCACCAGGATGGTCAGCGGACGCTCGGCGTCGCGGCGCAGGCGGGTGATGCAGGCCGCGAGGAAACGCGCGCCGAAATCCTTGAACGCCGCCGTGGGTCCATGGAACAGTTCGAGCACGTGCGCACCGTCGATGCGCAGTTCACGGCGCGGCGCCGGATGCGCGAAGGCTTCCGCGCAGATCGCGTCGAGTTCGTCGGCGAGCGCGTCGCCATCGAAGAAGGGCGCAAGCATCGCCGCCGCCGTGCTGGCGAGGTAGCCACCCGGCGCGAGCTTGCCGACACGCGGCATCGATTCGGGAACGTAGAGGCCGCCATCGGGCGCAAGGCCGGCGGCGATGGCGGAGGAAAGACTGGCCGGCGCGGCACCGCCGCGCGTACTCACATAGCGCATCGTCACACCACCCGCGCCGCGGGGCCGTCGACCGGTGCCACGAGGGCGTCGCTGGCGTGGCCGGCGGTGCGGAACGCGGCCTGCATGTCATGCGCCGCGGCCACGGCGGCCGCGCGGTCTTCGAACCAGCCGAACACGCTGGGGCCGGCGCCGGAGATGCTGGCGCCGAGCGCGCCATGGTCGAGTGCCGCCTGCTTCACCTGCGCGAAACCGGGGATCAGCGGCGCCCGGCGCGGTTCGACGAGCACGTCGGCAAGGCCTTCGCGGACGAGCGATGCATCGCCGCGATAGCAGCCGGCGAGGACCAGGGCCAGGTTGGCACTCTGCGCGACGAATTCGCCCAGCGCGTAATGGCCGGCCAATGCCGCGCGTGCCTTGCGGGTTTCCAGCACGACGTGCGGATGGACCAGCGCGCAATGCCATTCCGCCGGCACGGGGATGCGCACGAGGCGGCGATCCGTGGCCAGCACCAGCCCACCGAGCAGCATCGGGCCGAGGTTATCGCCATGCCGGCTGCCGCTGGCCACCACTTCGCCGTCCATCGCGAACGGGTAGAGCGCTTCCCGCGGCAACGGCGCATCGAGCAGCGCGTTGGCGGCGACCACGGCGGCCACGCACGACGCGGCGGAGCCGCCCATGCCCGAGCCGAGCGCGATGCCCTTGTGCAGGGTGAGTTCGAAGCCGAAGGGCAGGTCGAGCGCGCGCTGCATCGACAGCAGTGCGGCGCCCGCGGTGTTCCCGGCCGCGTCGAGCGGCAGGTCGGTCACCACGCCGTGGATGGCCGCGATGCGGACGCCACGCCCGGGGATGCGGCGGACTTCGGCACGGTCGCCGGCACCTTCGACGCAATGGCCGAGGATGTCGAACCCGATGCCGACGTTGCCGACGCTGGCATAGGCCTCGGCCACGGCGACGTCCGCGTGGGCGAGGGGCGAGGTGTCTTCTTTCAGCATGCGCATCGTTTTACTCCCATGGCGCCGGCCACGCGCAGCAGGTCCGTGAAGACCGCCGCCGCGGTGACCTCGGGTCCGGCACCCGGACCCTGCACGACCAGCGCATTATCGCAGTAGCGGCGGGTGGCGAAACGCACGACGTTGTCGGTGAGCTGGCCATGGGCGAAGGCGTGGCTGCGGTCGAGGATGCGTACGCCCACCGCGGCGCCCTCCCGGTCCAGCCGGGCCACGTGGCGCAGCACGCCGCCCGCGGCCCGTGCGCTGGCGAGGAGCGCGGCCATCGGCGCGTCCATCGCCGGCAGGGCCTGCATGAAATCGTCGCGGTCCAGCGATGCCAGCTCCGCGGGTACCAGGCTCTCCACGGCCACGTCGTCCAGCGAAAGGGCCACGCCGGCCTCGCGGGCGAGGATCACCAGCTTGCGGGCGACATCCATGCCGGACAGGTCGTCGCGCGGATCGGGCTCGGTGTAGCCGAGGTCGTGCGCCTCGCGGACCAGCTGGGAGAACGGCACCGAGCCGTCGAAGCGGTTGAACAGCCAGGCCAGCGTGCCGGAAAGCATGCCTTCCACGGCCTGCAGCTCGTCGCCGGTGTCGATCAGGTCGCGCAAGGTCTGCACCACCGGCAGGCCCGCGCCCACGGTGCCTTCGTAGTGCAGGCGGGCGCCGCTGGCGTCGGAGGCGCGGGCGATGGCGTGCCAGCGGTCGAGGCAGCCACTGGCCGCGCGTTTGTTCGGGGTCACGACGTGGATGCCGGCCGACAGCCAGTCGGCGTAGTGGTCGGCGACCTTGTCGCTGGCCGTACAGTCGGCCAGGACGGCGGCTTCGCCACGGTGCCCGGCGACATAGGCCGCGAACTCGTCCAGCGCCGCCGGCCGCCAGGTCTGGGCGCCGCCGAGGCGGCCGTTCAGGGCCTCGTCGTCGCAGTCGAGCCACATGTGCCGGCTGTCGCTGACGGCGCGCAGGCGCAGTTCCAGCCGGCAATCCTGCAGGAGGCGCGGCGCCGCGTGGCGCAGTTGCTGGAGGAAGGCGCTGCCGACCTTGCCCGGCCCGATCACGCCGACATTGACGACGAGCGGGGCCGTGGCCGCACGCAGGGGCGCGGCACGCAGGAAGGAGCGGGGTAAAGCGACGGCGATGGACACGGTAAAGCCTCCGGTAGAGGCCCGTCATTCCACGTCAGGGGGGATTTCGGCTGTGGATCCCGGCGCCGGTCCCGTCCTGCGGGAGGTCGGGGCCGGCAGCGACATGGAACCTAAGCGCGCGCGGACTCCGATCCTCCGACCGTAGTGGTCGTGGTGGTAGTCGTCGTCGCGGTAATCATGGACGCCAGTGCGCCGGCCACGAAGGTGGCCGGGGTGGAACGCAGCACGGGCGCGTTGGGATGCATGGCCCGACGTTAGGCCGCCGTTATGCGGCGTGTCAAGCGCCGCGACGGCATATGCCCGTGCCTTACCGTTTGGACAGGTCGATCGCGTAGACGGCCGTGCCGTCGCCGTTGTCCTTGAGCTGGGTGATGTGCAGGCCGAGGGCTTTGGCGATGTCTTCCTTGCCGGAGGCGGCGGTGAACGTCACCGGGCCCTTCGTCTTCACCGGCACGAACGACCACGAGCGCTTGTCGACGTCCTTCGCCGTGACCGTCTTCTTCGCCTGGATCCACTTGATGACGACTTCGCGGTTGCCGTCCGGTGCGTTGAGCACCACCGAATCACCGTTCATGCCCGGGAACTCGCCGCCGCCGTTGGCGCGGTAGCTGTTGGTCACGACGATGAAGGGCTGGCCATCCTTCACCGGCTTGCCCTTGTAGCGCAGGTTGCCGATGCGCTGGCCTTCCGGCTTGCTGATGTCGATCGTGTAGGTGAGGCCACCCTGCATCTGGTCGAAGTTGTACGGCACGAGCTTGCCGGTGAGTGCCTGCTCGCCGTCCTTCGACGGGTCGATCTGGTTGAAGCGCGTCGCGGACTTCTCCAGCCATGCCTTCACGCCGGCGCCGTCGATCTTCACCGCCGCCAGCGTGTTCGGATAGAAGTACAGGTCGGCCGCGTTGCGGATCGTCATCGGCCCTTTGGCGACGTCGGTGTAGTCATCCGGGCCGCCGAAGCCGGTGCGGAAGGCGGACGCCGCGGAGATCACTGGCACGTCCTTCAGGTCCGGCCGCGAACGGGCGAGTTCGTCGCGGGCGTAGTCGATCTGCGCCGCATTGACGATGGCCAGCGCGCTCATGTTGCCTTCGTCGGCGAAGTAGCTGCTCAGCTGGTGGTCGGTCGCGCCGATCGGCGTGTTGACGTAGGCGATCGCGGCATCGTGCGCTTCCTTCACGATCGGCGCGATGGTCGGGTCCGCCGCCACGCATTCGTTTTTCTTCGGGCAGATCGGACGCACTTCGCTGTGGCTCTTGTCCTTCTGCACCACCCAGCGGTCACCCTCGCGCGTGAGCGAAAGGTTGATGACGCCGAGGTCCTTGCCGAAGAAGCCGCCCATCACCGCGGGCACGCCACGGACGATGCCGCGCTTCGCGTCCACGTCCTTCATGCCGGCGTAGCGCGGCCCGGGGAATTCGGTGTGCGAATGGCCGAGCAGCAGCGCGTCGATGCCCGGCACGCCGGCGAGGTACCAGCCACCGTTCTCCATCTGCGGCGTGTACGGCGCCGTGTTCAGGCCACCGTGCAGGATCGCGACGACGAGGTCGGGGTGCTGTGCCTGGATCTCGGGCATGTATTTCTGCGCGGCTTCGACCACGCCGGTCACGGTGACCTTGCCCTGCAGGTTGCGCTTGTCCCAGTCCAGGATCGGCGGCGGGGTGAAGCCGACGATCGCGATGCGCAGGGTGGTCGGCACGTCCTTGCCGTTCGCATCCTTCGCGTTGACCGTCTTGGTGACGATGGTCCACGGCTTGAAGATCGGCTGGTTGTCACGCGCGCTGTAGACGTTCGACAGCACCAGCGGGAACTTCGGGCCAGCGCACTGCTTCGGGGTGACGCCATCGACGTTCATCGCGGTGTTGGTCACCTGGGCGAGGAACGGCAGGCCGTAGTTGAACTCGTGGTTGCCGGCCGTGCCGCCGTCGTAACCGACGCTGTCCATCGCGGCGTAGATGCCCAGCTCGGTGTCGCAGCCGATCGGCTTCACCAGCGCCTGGTAGTCGGCGAGCACGCTGCCCTGGATGGTGTCGCCGCTGTCGAACAGCACGGTGTTCGGGAATTCCTTGCGTGCCTGGCGGATCAGCGTGGCGACCCGCTCGTAACCGAGCGACGGGTCGTCCTTCTGCTTGTAGTAGTCGTACGAGAGGATGTTCGAGTGGACGTCGGTGGTCTCGAGGATCGCGAGGTCGAGCGTCATGCCGTTGCTGGCGCGGGCGGCGGCCTTGCCGGCGTGGTCGGCGGGCGTGCTGGCGCACGCAGCAAGCAGGGCGGCCGAAAGCGAGGCCAGCGCGAGGGGCTTGAACATCATCAGGTCCGTTTATCGTTCGATCAGGAGGCGCAAGCTAGCAGAAAACCCATGACCGCCGCTGCCCCGCCAGCCCCGCCCCAACACGGGCGATGGCGGCATTCAGGGGATCAGGGGCTGCGCTCGGCCCTGGCCTGGTCGAAGTACGTATACGTCTTGCCGTTATCGGTCAGCTGTTTGGTCTTCAGCACGAACCGATACGTGCTTCGCCCCATCGGCGTGCCGTCCACCCGGCGCACGTCCAGCCCCGTGGCGGCATCGGTCGCGATGTCGACGGGCCTTGCCGACAGCCCCTTGTCGTCCCGCCCTTCGAGCCCTTCGCGCAGCACCCGGCCGTCTGCTTTGGCGAGGTCCAGGCCGAGCACCGCCGCCAGCGTCGGCGCAAGGTCGACGTTGCCGCTCGGCAGTTCGCTGCGCAGGTTTTTGCGGAAATCGGGGCCGCTCATCAGCAGCGTGTTGTGCACGTCCACCGGGCTGAAACTGCCGTGCATCCCGCGCTCGTTGCTCATGCTGGTGTACACCGTGCCGCGGAATCCCTGGACCATGGCATCCGGATCGAAGTCGTAGCTGGCGACGATGTCCGGGGCGCGCTGGTTCGCAAGATGCACGGCGGCCAGCGGTAGCGTGCCGGGGATCTTGCCGTAGCGCGCATCGACGAAGATCGCACCGACCATCTCGCGCGACTGCAGGAAACGCACGGCCTTCCCGACCAGCGCGCGATCGTGCGAGGGCAGGTAGAGGTACTCGCTGCCGCCGTTCGGCGCGATCACGAAGGCATTCTTCGGCAGCTCGGCCGGCACCTTGTACGAAGGCGTCGTATACGGACCGGGCTTGCCGCAGACGCGCCCATCGTCGTCGTAGCGCGTCGGGTGCAGCAGCGTCCCGTCACCGCGGACACCGGCCATCACCGGCGCGTAGATGCAGCCGAAGCCGTCGAAGGCGGTGAAGCCCGCCGCGCTCATCTCGTCGGCGAGGCGGATGGCGCCGGATACCGAGAAGCCCCATTCGCCGTCCGGCTTGCCGACCCGTCCATCGGCGATCTGGCGCAGCGGGAACAGGTCGCGGGGACCGGCGACGTTGCTGTGCGCATGGTCCGACACGATGACCAGGTCGGTATCGCCGTCCATGCCGAGCGCCTTCAGCTTCGCCTGCAGCTCGCCGAGCAACGCATCCTGCGCGCGCAGGGCGAGATGGAAATTGGGCGAGCCCACGCCGTACTGGTGTTCGGTCGAATCCGGGTTGCGCAGCCAGACGAAGCTGAGGTCGGGCTTCTCCACGGGCAAGATGTACTCGAGGAAGGCCTTCATCAGGTAGGCATTGGAAGCACTGGGCGGGGCGCCGGCACCATCGGAAGCATCCGACGTGCTGCCATCCTTCAGCGTCACCAGCGGCAACTGCGCGGTCGGGGTGCCGTTGTCCGGCTCCAGGTGGAAGTGGTCGGGGTCGTAGGCATGCACCGTGTTCGCGGGCAGCGCGAATCCGGCCTTCGCCAGCTTCTGGGCGAACGCCAGCGGCAGCGCCACGTTCTCGTCGAGGATGGTGCCGCCCTCGTGGATGTCCTGCAGGAACGCCGGGCCGGACTTGCCCACCACGGCCGTCTTCAGGCCCTTCTTCCGCGCACGTTCCAGCAGCGTCGGTGCCTGCAGCAGGTCATGGTGCCAGTGGTCGTCGAGGGCACGCAGCACGGCGTAGTCTTCGGTGTAGATCGGTGCCGCGAAGTCGCTGGGCACGCCCTTGGCGTCGAAGCCACTGGCCCCCGGCGCCCAGAAGCGGTTGCCGAAGAAGCCGATCGTGCCCGGGAACGAACCGGTGGCGAAGCTCGATGCGTTGACCATCGTGAAGGTCGGATACGTCGCGTGGTTATCCGCGAAGAACGTGCCCTGCCGGGCCAGGGCGGCCAGGTTCGGGGTGTCGTCTTCGCTGATCGCGTCGGGCCGCATGCCATCCCAGACAAAGACGATGACCCGATGGGCGGCGTGGGCTTGCAGCGCGGTGGCAAGCAGGATCAGGGCGGTCAGGCGGCGACGCAGCGACATGGGCAGGTCCTTACGGGGTGCGCCATTGTTGGGCCCAAGTGTTGCAGTTTTTCGCAACATGAGACGGCGGTCACTCTTCGAAGGATCCGGCTGTCGTCGTAAGAAAACGTAAACATCGCACCTGCACGCTCGTCGGCTTCCCTGATGTCGAGCTCCCCCATCGATGAAGCACGCGCGCACTGTCCTGTTCCTCGCCCTCACCGGCGCGATCGCCGCCACGGCCCACGCCGACGACGCCCCGCCGCCGAAAACCCAAGACCTGGAAACGGTCTCGGTGATCGGCCAGGGCGAGACCCGCCAGGTGCAGCGCATCGTGCCGGACGACGAGAAAGTGCTCCCGCCGGGCACCAGTCCGCAAAAGATCCTCAATCGCCTGCCCGGTGTCAGCGTGCAGTCCAACGATGCCTTCGGTGCCAACGAGGAATCGCAGAGCATCACGCTGCGCGGCTTCAACACCACCCGCCTGGGCTACACGCTGGACGGCCTGCCGCTGGGTGACAACGCCTATGGCAACTACAACGGCCTGAACATCTCGCGCGCGCTGATCGCCGAGAACATGTCCACGGTCGAACTCTCCGAGGGCATTGGCGCGCTGGGTACGGCATCCACCAGCAACCTCGGCGGCACCATCCAGTATTTCTCGGCCGATCCGTCGACGAAGTTCGGTGGCAAGGTCGCGCAGACCTTCGGCAGCGACCACAACCGCCGTACCTACGCGCGCATCGACACCGGCGATTACAAGGGCTTCTCCATGTATCTCTCCGGCGTGCACGCCGGCGCGGACATGTGGGCGCAGCCGAACTCGCCGACCGACACCAAACAGTTCAACGGCAAGGCGGTGTACGAGTTCGGCAATGGCAATCGGATCACCGGCTTCGCCGATAC
This window harbors:
- the thrC gene encoding threonine synthase, translated to MRYVSTRGGAAPASLSSAIAAGLAPDGGLYVPESMPRVGKLAPGGYLASTAAAMLAPFFDGDALADELDAICAEAFAHPAPRRELRIDGAHVLELFHGPTAAFKDFGARFLAACITRLRRDAERPLTILVATSGDTGAAVGAAFHGLEGVRVAILYPDNRVSPRQAHQLGSFGGNVRALRVEGSFDDCQRLVKAALGDATLQADVPMSSANSISLGRLLPQMAYFGHAALHASDGPMNVIVPTGNLGNAVACLWARTIGLPIGDVVFACNANDTLPEFFAGQPYRARDAIATIANAMDVGAPSNFERLSHLFGGEDEARLNGSAHGVDDACIRDVIRRHAANDGEVFCPHTATAMRVFEQRRMAGDMRAWTMAATAHPAKFDTIVEPLIGRDVEVPEALAAMLSREATADPLAADHRLFADWLRSWH
- a CDS encoding homoserine kinase; this translates as MRMLKEDTSPLAHADVAVAEAYASVGNVGIGFDILGHCVEGAGDRAEVRRIPGRGVRIAAIHGVVTDLPLDAAGNTAGAALLSMQRALDLPFGFELTLHKGIALGSGMGGSAASCVAAVVAANALLDAPLPREALYPFAMDGEVVASGSRHGDNLGPMLLGGLVLATDRRLVRIPVPAEWHCALVHPHVVLETRKARAALAGHYALGEFVAQSANLALVLAGCYRGDASLVREGLADVLVEPRRAPLIPGFAQVKQAALDHGALGASISGAGPSVFGWFEDRAAAVAAAHDMQAAFRTAGHASDALVAPVDGPAARVV
- a CDS encoding bifunctional 2',3'-cyclic-nucleotide 2'-phosphodiesterase/3'-nucleotidase, coding for MFKPLALASLSAALLAACASTPADHAGKAAARASNGMTLDLAILETTDVHSNILSYDYYKQKDDPSLGYERVATLIRQARKEFPNTVLFDSGDTIQGSVLADYQALVKPIGCDTELGIYAAMDSVGYDGGTAGNHEFNYGLPFLAQVTNTAMNVDGVTPKQCAGPKFPLVLSNVYSARDNQPIFKPWTIVTKTVNAKDANGKDVPTTLRIAIVGFTPPPILDWDKRNLQGKVTVTGVVEAAQKYMPEIQAQHPDLVVAILHGGLNTAPYTPQMENGGWYLAGVPGIDALLLGHSHTEFPGPRYAGMKDVDAKRGIVRGVPAVMGGFFGKDLGVINLSLTREGDRWVVQKDKSHSEVRPICPKKNECVAADPTIAPIVKEAHDAAIAYVNTPIGATDHQLSSYFADEGNMSALAIVNAAQIDYARDELARSRPDLKDVPVISAASAFRTGFGGPDDYTDVAKGPMTIRNAADLYFYPNTLAAVKIDGAGVKAWLEKSATRFNQIDPSKDGEQALTGKLVPYNFDQMQGGLTYTIDISKPEGQRIGNLRYKGKPVKDGQPFIVVTNSYRANGGGEFPGMNGDSVVLNAPDGNREVVIKWIQAKKTVTAKDVDKRSWSFVPVKTKGPVTFTAASGKEDIAKALGLHITQLKDNGDGTAVYAIDLSKR
- a CDS encoding alkaline phosphatase family protein → MSLRRRLTALILLATALQAHAAHRVIVFVWDGMRPDAISEDDTPNLAALARQGTFFADNHATYPTFTMVNASSFATGSFPGTIGFFGNRFWAPGASGFDAKGVPSDFAAPIYTEDYAVLRALDDHWHHDLLQAPTLLERARKKGLKTAVVGKSGPAFLQDIHEGGTILDENVALPLAFAQKLAKAGFALPANTVHAYDPDHFHLEPDNGTPTAQLPLVTLKDGSTSDASDGAGAPPSASNAYLMKAFLEYILPVEKPDLSFVWLRNPDSTEHQYGVGSPNFHLALRAQDALLGELQAKLKALGMDGDTDLVIVSDHAHSNVAGPRDLFPLRQIADGRVGKPDGEWGFSVSGAIRLADEMSAAGFTAFDGFGCIYAPVMAGVRGDGTLLHPTRYDDDGRVCGKPGPYTTPSYKVPAELPKNAFVIAPNGGSEYLYLPSHDRALVGKAVRFLQSREMVGAIFVDARYGKIPGTLPLAAVHLANQRAPDIVASYDFDPDAMVQGFRGTVYTSMSNERGMHGSFSPVDVHNTLLMSGPDFRKNLRSELPSGNVDLAPTLAAVLGLDLAKADGRVLREGLEGRDDKGLSARPVDIATDAATGLDVRRVDGTPMGRSTYRFVLKTKQLTDNGKTYTYFDQARAERSP